Within the Maribacter sp. BPC-D8 genome, the region CTTATATAGATGAAATTGCAAAAACTGTGAATGGAACGAAAATCATGAAAGCTATTGATTTTCCTATTAAAAATACCAATTTTTATTTGGATAATGCATGGCTTGCCATAAATCCTGAAAAATATAAAGAGGCTGCAGTATCAACAGATTTTCCTTTTGAAAATGGGATGTACGATATCATTTTTATTGGTGTTGGAGAAAATGATGGGCAATCAGGTTTTCAAATGTTAGTAAACGGAAACGAAGTGGGTAAATATTCCGCTCCTTTGAGTAAAAATTCCTTCGAAGAAAGCATAAAATACAACAAATTATGGAAAAACATTGAATTCAAAAAAGGCGATAAAGTAACGGTAGTTGCCACAGTGGGTACTGATGGAACAGAATTTACTCGTGGCCGTTGGGGAGGCATTATATTCGCTCCCAAATTGAAAGGAAAAGATATTCTTGAAAATTCGAAAGCATTTTCTATCAAGAAAAACGTCGGATCAGAAACAATTGTTAGCGGATCAGTAACTATACCAAAAGATAAATAACATGATATATAAAAAACGAAGTTGTTCTCAAATTGTAATTATTCTTGTCGCCTTAATTGTGTTTACTTTTACAGCCTGTAAAAGTTTAAACCAAAAAACTACGGCTGAAGCAGGTTTAAAAGACGTTTCAGAATTTCCAATTGGTACGGCAATTAATATCAACAAATTGATCAATGATCAAGCATTAATGGCTTTGCAGATTTCAAATTTCAATAGTATTACAGCTACTGGTGATATGAAAATGCGGTCGATTTTACCTTTTGAAAACGAGTTTAATTGGAAAAAGGCCGATACCCTATTGTATTATGCCAACAAGCACAACCAACGTCTTTTTGGTCATAATCTTATTTGGCACAGTAGTACACCTAAATGGGTAGAAGAAAAGGGTGCTAACGATAGCTTATGGTTAGGAGAATTTATGAAAGATTATATTCATAAATATGTCGGTCGATACAAAGGAAAAGTCGCAGGATGGGATGTGGTTAACGAAGCGTTTGAATCTAAAGGTGGTGCCTATAGAAAAACATTCTGGTACAATAATTTGGGTAAAGAATATATTGCAAATGCCTTTCGATATGCCCATGAAGCAGATCCTGAAGCCGTGTTGTTTTATAATGATTTTAATATTGAGCGTGATACTTCAAAATTAGATGCCGTTTTAAAAATGGTCGAAAAATTTAAAAAAGAGGGAGTACCTATTCATGGCATTGGTTTTCAAATGCATATCCGCATGGATACTCCAAATGAAGTCATTGCTTATTCATTAGAAAAAGCGGCTGAAACAGGTTTGCAAATTCACTTGTCTGAAGTCGATATTATTTTTAATTCCCACAACGACGAAAGATTAGGTGGTATTGAAAATTATAGTTCGATTACTAATGAAATGAAACTAGCACAGGCTGAAAAATATAAAAATCTAGTTCTAATGTATCGTAGCATAGTTCCGAAAGAACAGCAATTTGGGATTACATTTTGGGATTTTACAGATAGAGATTCTTGGATTAAAGGTTTTTTTAATATGAAAGATTGGCCTACTATTTATGATGATGATTTAAAACCTAAACCAGCCTATTATGGTTTTCTAGAGGGTTTAAAAGTGGAAATAGAAAAGAAATAATATAAATAATATAAAAAAATTATGAAGTTTACATCCCTACTTTTTTTACTACTAGTTATAAAGCTTCATGGTCAAGATACTAAGATTGACCGTGAGTTTTACCATGCTAAATACGAACCCGAAAAAGGAATTTATCATGGTGCTGGTCAAGACAAAATCGGATTTAAGGATTATGTGGATGCCGTTGGTCATGATAAACTGCCAATAATTTACATGACCTATGTTAATATAACCGCACCAGTAAAAAAGATCGAAACTTGGGGAGAAGACTTAAAACGTGTTTTAGACAGCTTACCGAATGGGATCATGCCTCAGATAGGTTTAGCATTTACTGGCGGTAAGGATACAGGGGCAGGTTTAGACAATGAAGTTGCCAACGGAAAATATGATGCTCAATTGGAAACATTTTATATGGCGCTTTTGAAATTAGATAGACCATCCTTTACTAGAATTGGTTATGAGTTTGAGGGCGATTGGAATGGGTATTCATCTGAAAGTTATAAAAAGGTATTTATTGCTATTTCTAAGGCATTCAAAGAAAAAAACATAAAATCGGCTACGGTTTGGTGCTCGGGTGGTGGTTCTGCAGACTTTATAGGTCTTGAAAAATTAATGGCATATTATCCTGGTGACCAATATGTAGATTGGTGGGGTATTGATATTTTTAGTCCAGAAGAGTTTTTAAATATTGAATTGAAAAACTTTTATGATGCTGCTCATACTCAAAAAAAACCAGTAATGATAGGTGAATCTACACCACGATACGTTGGGGTTTTAGACAGTGAAATTTCCTGGAATAAATGGTTTAAACCTTATTTCAAGATGTTATATGATAACCCGGGAATAAAAGCATCTTGCTACATCAATTGGGATTGGGTGTATTGGTCTAACAAAATTGGTTTTCAATGGCATGATTGGAAAGATGCTCGTATAGAAAAAAATCCATTTGTATTGGAGGCATATAAAACGGAAATGGAGAATCCAATATTTATTCATCTTAATAACCAGTAAGAAAAAACAAAAACAGTCTTATAGTTTTTAATTGTGTTCTCGGTTTTGAACATAAAAACTATAGTCTATCTTCTCAAAAGAATAGATTAAGACCCTTTACTAGGTGATGGGTAAGTACAATTAATACTAGCACAGAAAGTGTTGCAAAACTTTGAGAATAAAAATTAGTAGCATGAATAATTTTGATCTAAAACGCCTTACAACAGGGTTTAAAATTAATTCGAGTATGATGTGCTACCTATAAGCCCTTGGGCATGTTTGTTAAGTTCTAAAGATATTTGGTATTTCGCTTTGGACAAGAAAAAAAGAAAAAGCCGCCCGAATGTACCCCTTCGGTACGGGCGGGCAAAACCAAAAGATTTCGCTTTGTGCGTGGCGGAAAGCAAACGCTAGTTTGCTCCCGTACTGTTCATAGCCAGACCGTTGTATGCCATTTTGACCCGTCCTGAAATATGTATACAAAACACTTCAAGTATATGTATAAAAATGATGGATATGTAAAACGCTATAGTGAGAGCTTTAAGCTCAAGGTATTGGCAGAACTAACCAAAGGAAACCATTCCAAAAGACAAATTGCATTAACTTACGGTATACAATCCAGTACTATAAACGTATGGATAAAAAAGTACGATCGTAAAGATCTAATGAACACCCGTGTAACCGTGCAAACAGACGATGAACTTTCCCGTATCAAAGCCCTGCAAAAAGAGCTAAAGCAACTTAAGGACCTTCTTATTAAAAAGGACCTGGACAAACTGGTGACCGATAGCTATCTCGAGGTCGCTGCTGAGAACCTGGGCTATAGAGATGTTGAGGAATTAAAAAAAACTTAAACATAAAGCCTTGATGAAAGTAGCACCGATAAACCGTAATGAAAGGCTGTATTCAATTGGTACTATCTGTAATGCCTTTGATCTGAAAAGAGATGCCTATTACAAATTTCAAAAACGTTTTGTTATCAAAAAACAGATAGAACAGGATATAATCGAACTTGTTCGGGAAAGTAGAAGAACACTACCTCGTGAAGGTACCAGAAAACTCATGAGATCATTAAAAGATGAGTTTTATAAGTACGACCTTAAAGTAGGTAGAGACCAGCTGTTCCGTATCCTAAGAGAAAATCGATTGCTCATTAGAAGAAAGAAGTACTCCTCTAGAACCACCAATTCATATCACCGGTTTTACAAGTATGGCAATATTATAAAAGACTTAAAAATCAATAGACCTAATCAAGTCTGGGCTTCCGATATAACCTATATCAGAACCATTAAAGGATTCTGTTACCTAGCATTGATTACAGACATGTACTCACGTAAAATCGTTGGGTTTGACCTAAGTGATAGCCTAGAACTAAAAGGTTGTGTCAGAGCTTTAAATAAGGCTATTTACAATGCCAAAAACATTGACCACCTTATTCATCACTCGGACAGAGGTATTCAATATTGCAGTAATGTCTATACCCAAATACTAAAAAGAAAGAAAATTAAAATCAGTATGACTGAAGAAAACCATTGCTATGAAAACGCCCTAGCAGAAAGGGTAAACGGTATTCTAAAAGATGAATTTTATCTTGACCAAACCTTTACCAGCGTGGTACATGCTAAAAAAGCAGCCAAAAATGCAATCAAACTATACAACTCTAAAAGATTGCATTTATCTTTAGATTATAAAACACCTAATTACGTGCATCAATATGCCGCTTAAAACTAATATTAATCTGTAGCCGTATTTTAGGACGTGACATTTAAAAAGCAGATGAACAAATTATGATAATGCCTTCTGACAAGGACTATAAGTCTGCTAAAAAAATAAAACAAGGAATCTCAAAAATAAATAAAGAATTTGAGTCACTTGCTGAATGGATTGACCAAAAATATGAAGTCAAAACGTTGAACATTTTCTTTGATTACATTCATAATAACAAAGCTCATCCCAGACTTCAAATCTGTCTTGAACACGCAAGAGACAAGGGGAAATTTATGGATAATAGAACCTATAATTTTGACAAAGCCAAACAAAAGGAAATTGCAAATAAATTTGAGGAGTTTACAACAATTGATAAAAATAAATCTAAGCCTAGTTTCCTAAAAACACTTTTTGGTCTAAAACGCAAAACCGACAACTTATATGTTTACTTTACTGAATTTGAATCAATTGCCAAAATGGAGGCGAATCTTAGTATTCCTGATAAAGAAATAAAAAAGTTAAAGGACGCTTTAAATAATGATGAATTATGGGAAATTGCCAAAAGATTTTCCGGAGTAACATATTTCTTTTATACCGACGAACAACTAAAAAACATTGAATATTCGAAAACGCATAAAAAATGGTCTGAACAGTATTTTGAACTACTACAGAATTATGATGAATTTGGATATTTTAAGAAAGATTATTTCAATGTTCATTTAGATAGTAAAGAGAATTTTGACAACAACTATGAAAGCAATTGGTATTACTACTATAAATAAAAAAGGCATACAACAAAGAACTGAGGTGCAAAACAAACAAATTCTTCTTTAATCTAAGCCAAGTGTATAAGTTACTGATGAACCAAAAACGAGTGTACCTATTTACATAATGAACCATAAAATTATAGTTAGCAAAAATCAAAAAAAATATCTAAAAAGGTAATGAAGTACAAATTGCCATACTGTCTAAACCTTTCAACAAATAACCACCAAGCAGCCCATAAAATAGGGAAAATCTAAACCTTAGAGATTAAAATAAATCTATCAAGAAATGAGAATAAACAACCTTAAATTTTTACTAGTTATACTATCATATTTTGCTATCTCTCAACATGTCAACAGTCAATCTAAAATTTATTTTAACAAAGACTGGAAAACAACCACTAAAGAAGAAGCTCAATATTATAGAATACTTCAAAAAAAGAATGACTCCCTTTTTCATATCAAAGATTATTACATCAATGGTAACTTACAAATGGAAGGTTATTTTTCTAATTTGGAAGAAGAAACATTAGAAGGGGAAAATGTATTTTATACTGCTAATGGCAAAATTTCTGATAGAGTAAATTATAAAAAAGGCATTTTACACGGCCTACGAACTGTTTACCTAGAAAATGGTAAAATAGATTACACAACCGAGTATGTAGATGGTACCGTTTATGAAGGGGTAAATATGGGTGGCTATTACAAAGAATTTTACGAAAAAGGTAAATTGATTAAAATGGTAGAATTCGATGCACCAAATTATTTCAACAAGCTTGCAACACGAATATACGGTATAGAAAAAGACACCATATATTGGATGAGCAATAAAGGCGACGAACTTATAGGCACTGGTATATATGACAGTTCGAGTTCTAAGATTATAGATGGTTTAGATATCTCGCACCAGCTTTTAATAATTGTATACACCAACTACAAAAACAGTAAAAGAGAAGGTATTCAAAAAGTATTTTATAGAAATGAATTACTAGCAGAACAAACCTTTGTTAATGATGTTGTAGTTCTAGAAAGATCTATAAACCCATTCACTGGTGAAACTGTAGAAATCAATTTTAAAGATGGAGAACCTTACAATGGCCGCCTTTTTCAATTTGATCAGTTTACTCAATATTACAATGAATATATTTATAAAGAAGGTGAAGTCAATATTGCAAACTACTATGAATTAGTTGATGGAAAATTACAACTGAACACTGAAAAGTCATATAAAAAAACACCTGAATAATTGAGTTTATATGTCTCGTAAACGTGGTCAAAACTTGCTTGCTTTTTTTTATGATTTAATTTAAAATTTAAACCAATCTAAGCATAGCACGTTTTGACCAGGCTAACTTCTAAAAATCTTTATTATAAATTAAAATAACAAATTAAGCGTAGCCGTTTAGTGTTCTAGATAAATAAAGTGCCGTTTTGCTCTTTTTGTTTTTCGCTACTTTTTCGGGTATATCTGCTACTACCACATTACCACCTTCTTCTCCTGCACCAGGGCCCATATCTATAACCCAATCACTTTCTGCAATTACTTGCATATCGTGCTCCACTACAACTACTGTATTACCGGCATCAACTAATCTTGCCAATTGTAATTGTAATTTTTCAACATCGGTTGGGTGTAAGCCTGTTGTTGGCTCATCTAAAATATAAAGGGTTTTTCCTCGGTTTAAGCGTTGAAGTTCTTTTGCCAGTTTTATACGCTGTGCTTCACCACCAGAAAGTTCAGTTGCTGGTTGCCCTAAGCGCAAATACCCCAAGCCTACTTCTTGTAATACTTTTAAGGGGCGCATTACCCGCTCATCATCTTTAAAAAAATCAGCTGCTTGGTTTACGGTTAAACTAAGAACCTCGGCAATATTTTTTTCATGATACGTAACTTCTAAAGTCTCTGGATTATAACGTGTGCCTTCGCAAACTGGGCAAGGCGCATAAACGCTGGGTAGAAATAAGAGTTCTACCATTACAGCACCTTCACCTTCGCAATTAGGGCAACGCCCTTTTCCAACATTAAATGAAAAACGACCTGCTTGGTATTTACGTAATTTTGCCAATTTTGTGGTAGCAAATAATTTTCGCACAACATCAAACAAACCAGTGTAGGTTGCTAAGTTAGAACGTGGTGTTCTACCAATTGGTTTCTGATTGACCACAACCATACGTTTTATATGTTCTGAACCTCCGGTGATTTCTCCACCAAGTGTTTCTATAACTTCTGGTGTTAAGAGGTCTTCCTCTTCCTCTTTTTCAGAAGCTGCGCTGTTACCTAGTTGGGCAGACATAAGTTCTACTAAAACCTGACTCACCAAACTA harbors:
- a CDS encoding IS3 family transposase; this encodes MKVAPINRNERLYSIGTICNAFDLKRDAYYKFQKRFVIKKQIEQDIIELVRESRRTLPREGTRKLMRSLKDEFYKYDLKVGRDQLFRILRENRLLIRRKKYSSRTTNSYHRFYKYGNIIKDLKINRPNQVWASDITYIRTIKGFCYLALITDMYSRKIVGFDLSDSLELKGCVRALNKAIYNAKNIDHLIHHSDRGIQYCSNVYTQILKRKKIKISMTEENHCYENALAERVNGILKDEFYLDQTFTSVVHAKKAAKNAIKLYNSKRLHLSLDYKTPNYVHQYAA
- a CDS encoding toxin-antitoxin system YwqK family antitoxin — its product is MRINNLKFLLVILSYFAISQHVNSQSKIYFNKDWKTTTKEEAQYYRILQKKNDSLFHIKDYYINGNLQMEGYFSNLEEETLEGENVFYTANGKISDRVNYKKGILHGLRTVYLENGKIDYTTEYVDGTVYEGVNMGGYYKEFYEKGKLIKMVEFDAPNYFNKLATRIYGIEKDTIYWMSNKGDELIGTGIYDSSSSKIIDGLDISHQLLIIVYTNYKNSKREGIQKVFYRNELLAEQTFVNDVVVLERSINPFTGETVEINFKDGEPYNGRLFQFDQFTQYYNEYIYKEGEVNIANYYELVDGKLQLNTEKSYKKTPE
- a CDS encoding endo-1,4-beta-xylanase is translated as MIYKKRSCSQIVIILVALIVFTFTACKSLNQKTTAEAGLKDVSEFPIGTAININKLINDQALMALQISNFNSITATGDMKMRSILPFENEFNWKKADTLLYYANKHNQRLFGHNLIWHSSTPKWVEEKGANDSLWLGEFMKDYIHKYVGRYKGKVAGWDVVNEAFESKGGAYRKTFWYNNLGKEYIANAFRYAHEADPEAVLFYNDFNIERDTSKLDAVLKMVEKFKKEGVPIHGIGFQMHIRMDTPNEVIAYSLEKAAETGLQIHLSEVDIIFNSHNDERLGGIENYSSITNEMKLAQAEKYKNLVLMYRSIVPKEQQFGITFWDFTDRDSWIKGFFNMKDWPTIYDDDLKPKPAYYGFLEGLKVEIEKK
- a CDS encoding transposase, which produces MYTKHFKYMYKNDGYVKRYSESFKLKVLAELTKGNHSKRQIALTYGIQSSTINVWIKKYDRKDLMNTRVTVQTDDELSRIKALQKELKQLKDLLIKKDLDKLVTDSYLEVAAENLGYRDVEELKKT